GGAACAACTGGCGCAGGGAAAACAACCTTACTAAAAATTCTTGAAAATAATTTACCCGAAGTTCAGATAGTATATGAACCAGTTGAAGCTATGCAAGATTTGGGTGGTTGCGGTAATTTACTGGAAACATATTACAAAGATATGCCACGTTGGTCTTATTTATTTCAGACTTATGTATTTCCCATTCAGGCAAAAGCAATAGAAAAAGCAGTATTGAACTCTGAAAAAAATATTTTTGTTCTTGATAGGTCAATTTACGCTGGTTTTTATGTTTTTGGCAAAATGCTTAAAGAAAGTGAGTATTTAAATCCAATGGAATGGTACAGCTATTGCACGGTATTTGATTTTATGGAGCAAAATTTTAAACATAAAATTAATGGCTTTATTTATTTGCAAACTTCACCTGAAACTTGTTATACAAGGATTGCTAAGCGCAATAGAAAAGAAGAACAGGGTGCGGCATTAGATTATTATACTGATGAATTTAAGTATCATGAAGATTGGTTGTTAGAAAAAAAAGATATTTATCACGAGCGCATTAAAAATGATATTCCCGTGTTAACCTTGGATGGCAACAT
The genomic region above belongs to Candidatus Babeliales bacterium and contains:
- a CDS encoding deoxynucleoside kinase, whose product is MNQNVFSKCMIIAFCLSSSIFANDIIVSLEGTTGAGKTTLLKILENNLPEVQIVYEPVEAMQDLGGCGNLLETYYKDMPRWSYLFQTYVFPIQAKAIEKAVLNSEKNIFVLDRSIYAGFYVFGKMLKESEYLNPMEWYSYCTVFDFMEQNFKHKINGFIYLQTSPETCYTRIAKRNRKEEQGAALDYYTDEFKYHEDWLLEKKDIYHERIKNDIPVLTLDGNIDFIKDEKNKQEIIRKIKCFINSIQLTNKNNK